In Fusarium oxysporum f. sp. lycopersici 4287 chromosome 13, whole genome shotgun sequence, the DNA window TTCCACGCTGACTTTAGCTGATTCTCGATAGACCTGATGATGCCAGTCAGTTCATGAGCTTTGGCAAGACTACAATTGGACTAACCAATTATCGGAGAAGGGCAGGCATATGAGAGTGTTCGTAAGAACCGATGCAAGCAGAGCGCAACCGAGATAAATCGAGATTCCGAGTAATGCTCTTCTCAAGGTTTCCAGAACCCTGGGAATTAAAGTCCAGTAGAAGAGAACAATGGATATCTTGGGAAAGTAAATCCCAGTATCAAAGAAGTACTCAGCTACCAGTACAGTCTATAAGAAAGTTTATCAGCATCATGATTTCCCATTCACAGCCGCTGTGTCGTCATACTTTTAAGTACTCAACCGAGTTAACTACGAGTTCTGCTCCGACCGCGGGGTTATCGATGAGGATTTGGAGCGCGAGTGTTGAGCAGATGAACCATCCTAAGCTGAAGACCCATCCTAGCCATGCAAAGATATCGGACAGGTTGAGTAAGTTCTGCTTAAGGAGGTAATGCGCCCAGGTTCGTAGAACAAGGACAGCTAATGCCAAAACAAGCAGTACTGCTTGTATAGCCTACGCAAGTTCAATTAGTACCAAGGAATGTGAACCCAAGTAATCTGAGTAGTATGTGTTCGACAAACTTACAATAGAAGTATTGATATTCATTGATGCTTGGCTGGCGGCCACAGCCTCGGTTCTACCGCCGAACAGAGATGCGACAGGAAGGGGACATGGGTaaatgaagaaggaaaatTCCGCTGGCGGACGGCAGCACATTTAGCTTTTAACGTTTCACTGAAACCAACCACTAGACTTTAGAGTTTAAAGCTTGGCTTAGCTAGAACTCGGCACTATTCTCGATGGGGTTGTACATGTCTGAGCGCTTTGATGGCGTGGCACATGCTTGCTCGGAGTGATCCGATAACAGCATTCGACAAGTCCCTCCTCTGAAATAGACCTCGGCTGCATACCTGCCAAAGTATTGTACCGCAACAGAAGATAAATATGGTAATTGGTACCTATAGCTTTGACAAGAGCCTTGAAAGGAGTCTGTCCGTAAAGATGTACAACATATCGATAGCCATTGCATACCAAAACGTCAAGTCCGAGTGGGACCATAGATTTCGGCCCGCCTGCTGATCCTGACGGATCGACTTGGCGCCAATGCCAGGAAGATGAACATGGATTCTTGAAACAGCATGTACAATTTGTGGTGAGAAGAACTGCAAGTGTGGCGCGCTTGAACTGCTGTGCATAACTGGCTGGAACAACAGTACGACACGGCATTGATCAGCGCATTACATGCCTACTGTACCTCCTCTGCAAATCCGGACGTGGCTTGGATTGTGTGTGGACGTACAGGTGAAGGAGGCAATCAATTCAAGGACGCCGTAATCTCAATGTGGTTAGGTTGCGCTTGATAAGCTCCGTGTCCCCCTATCTCGcaagccatcatctctttTCAGCTAGAAGCACCAACCAACCACCTTCTGAGATAGGCAACAGGTTCCAGTGGTTGACGGACGCACATGCAACCATAAACTTGCGCTACCAAAATTTTTATAGCGCCAGGGGCAAAAGCTCCTGAGACATGACTCGGGGCAATAAATGTCTTAGGTCAACATCAGGAGGGCCAATTCCGCGGCTTTGCCAATTGAAAGTGTCTATCAGAAGGGCAATTTGCGGCTGAGACATGTGGCTGAAAGTTTCTATCGCTCGCTCGTGACAACTTCGTTGAATTTGGAGGACGGTGACGATGAATCCATTATACGCGGTCGTCACAAGAGAACAAGTGATAGTTATACCTCCACTCTTTCAAACTTGTATAGACCAAACTTTCTGCTTCCAGCCCCTCCAAAGCTGTCAACTATGCACTCTTGCTTTCCAAGTCCGTCACTATGAAGCAATCACCAAGATATGCGCTACGCATGATGACCCCGTCAATGATATCGTCACAGTCGACAATCCGTAGTGGCATTTTTCCGTGAGATCGTAACAATTGGGTTGTATTTCGACAAATCTAAGTATCTCGCTTTACACTTGTTGTGTTTAAACCTCCTCCccagccttgatcttctcataCGCTCGTTTCACCTCAGGCAACGCCTGGACACGATCCAACCACGCCTTCACCTTTGGATAATCATTCAAACTCAAACCAGCATACTCATACTGTCTCATCCAAGGCTCAAAGTGAAAGTCAACGACATTCGGCCTATCCCCGGCCAAGATCCAGTCTCCACCGTGTTTCTTCAGCTGCTCCTCCAAAACTCCAAAGCATCGATAGGCCTGGGCTTGATATCTCTCATATGCATTCTCATTCTTGACGTTGTTATAATGACGAAACCAATTACACTGACCTACTGGGTGTTAGTTTCGACGTGTTGCCTAGATATACCTCGTAGAGAGATAGTAGTGAGGGTTCTTGGAAAGTTAGCTTACCTAGGAATGGCCCGAGAGTGCTAACAAGGAAGCTGGTCCACGCGTCGACATCAGCCCGTCCTTGCTCACCAGCTTCCTGTCGTACACCAAACTTGTTCTCGGTATCATAGACGCGGAGGATGTAGTTCATGCATGCAAGAGATTCCCAGCTGGTTACATTCGTATTGGGATCTTCCAAAGCTGGAACGCGGCCATtggggttgatcttgaggaagcGTTCACCCTTGACACCATTGGGTGCATCTCCAAACTGCCAGAGCTTGACGGCGTATGGGATGTTGAGAGCCTCAAGGAGAATGGCCACCTTGAAAGGGTTGGGGCCGGTGGTATGGGCGTGTAGGATGAGGGGCTTGATAGAAGACATGTTGAATATTGGATGTTTTGAGATTTGAGACTCTGTAACTTTCTTATATAGAGCGGTTCGTTGATATGGCTGCTGATTGCCAGGGTGCTGGGTACAAACTTATATacttgttgaagagaacaTGAAGTCTAGAAGCTACTGCTGGTGGAGATGATTTGAAATCACGTCTCAAACTACGTTATGAGGTTTCACTGGTGCTATCCTGACCCATCTCGTCAATGCCGACGAAGAATTGGTAACGATGATTGGTGTACTGCAACATCATGACATAGGTAGTGGAGATGAATGGGGTCGCTACGACCAAAATAGAGTTGGAGGCCAATACATAAGGTATCTACTTTCGGTCTGCAAACCATTACTTCATGAAATGCCCAGTAACTCAAAGACATTGTCAAAGCTAACATGAATTGCCCCAAAAAGCTGGTCGGACCAGAGCGACAAAGGACAAAAAGATGGTACATGTGGAATCTAACCACTGAAGTTGGACgaacagggaatcgaaccctggacCACTCCCAGATTATTCTGATGAATCATGCTAAGGGAGTATTATACCACTAAACCATTCGCCCGAACGATTTCTGATTGGTTGAGGGATTGCTTCACTGTTGCAGAATATGATTGAACCTCAAACAGTTCATTGAAAGAGAATTCTATTACAGCGACAGCTACAACTAATTAATGACATATCCACCATCAACCATCATCGCAGATCCCTGCACAAAGCTAGCCTTACTACTGGCAAGAAACAATATGCAATCAGCCACTTCCTGCGGGCTACCCATTCGTCCCATCGGAGCGATGTTGATTGCGGGACTCAAGACATCAGCTTGAGGTCGGGTCATCGCTGTGTCAATGAGACCAGGACAAACGGCGTTGACACGAATCAGATCTTTGGAGTACTACACAAGTCAGTAACTTTACCAAATATTATGACGGCGAGGAACATACATCAATAGCATCGCATCTTGTCATGCTAATTACGGCTGCTTTACTACCGCAGTAGGCCGCTGTCATTGACGAGTATTAGCACAAAACTCCGACATGAGCTAATATATTCTCACTTACGTGCTGCTGGCCGACCAACCACTCCCAATTGTGAGGCGATATTGACAATGCTTCCTCGAACACCAGGTCTTCCATCATGCGTAGGGAGAGGGTCTTGCTTGAGCATACATTTAATAGCAGCGCGAGAGGATAGCCAACATCCGCGGTAGTTGACATTATTGATCATATCGAATTCCTCAACGGAAGACTCATGAGACCTCTTGTTGTTGCTCAACACGCCTATAATACGATCAGTCGTTAACAAGCCACTCTTCAGTATCAACACAACTCTTACCAGCACCATTGACAACATAGTCTACTCTGCCGAATGCTTTGATAGTTTCACTATATAGGTTCTCAATGTCTTCCTCTTTGGAGATATCTGTTGGTACAGCGAGGACCTGGACATCCCGGAAGGTCTCTTTAATGGCCAATTCTGTGTCGTCGAGTTTTTTTGCATCACGGTCAACTATAACAATTTTCTTACATCCTTCTCGTGCAAAGGATAAAGCTGTCTCGCGTCCGATACCTTACAACGAGTTAGCTGAATACGACAAAGGTTACAGGGCCCTTACCCGAGGCAGCCCCAGTCACGAGTGCAACGCCGTTGAAGATCGACATATTTGTTAGTCAACTTTGAGAGTTCGTTAATAGCAGGTTTGAAAAGCTCTAGATTGGACTTGGGGGGACTCTGAACGTGGCGATACCGGCGTAGTTCTTATCTCATAGTTACAGAGTAACGTACGTGCTGTGATGCCGCTGACGCTAAGCTCCAACGTTATCGTTATCGGTGTTATCTTATCTCTAGAGTGGAGTTACTCCAACCTGTGGGGTGAGTTGGAGTCGCCCTCCAAGACCCTCCATCAATCGCCCCAGTGCAGGGTAGGGGCATTGTCATGAGCATGTTCGGTTTTAACACGCTTTACATCAATCATCAGAATCTGTCAACTCAATGGGTTTCTCACGTATTATTCTCTGAAGTCTGATTCTCGAAATAGTTGTATTAACTAGGCGAGTTGGACTTTGGCTGGAAAGATAAGTGATCGGAAGGAAAAATATATCACGCTGACTGAGAATTTTTACAAACAACTTAACGGTGCACTGCCCGTTGGTTTAAAAAGACCTCAATTAACTACTTTTATATAGATAACTCTTATGCGTATAATTCTTGTGTAAAACTCAATTCTACAAGAGAGTCCATCGACGAATGGTAGCGATATTATGTCGTTTTGCAGTCTCGTCTGACACTCAGACTTGCTTCTCAGTTCATGTACAAGAAAACTCAGAGATGCTCAGGCGAGCGACAAGATCAGCCTCATCTAAAGATCATATCCTGATGTCAATCGCTTATCAAAGACCGTTATCTGACAGCTCGGTAAAGAGATATTGACGGGTCCCGTGTCACACCACTGCACAGTCATTTTGACAGGAGACTCCACCGTAGCCAAGACGCAGTAAGGCGGAAACGAGCCATATCCCCATTTTCGCCTGCGAGATCGGCTTCATCACGGAATTCAATTTCGAGAATCGTGCCTAATTTTATGGCTGTACATATCTAGAATTTCAGGAGTCTCCTTGGGATACGCGGCGTGTAACTCGTTAAGATGGAGCTTTACCCGTCAATTAACGCGACGCGTAGCGAATTAGTGCGCAAACAACAGGGCGCCCAAAGGATTAAGAGACAAACATTGTGCCAAGCCATCTTGACAAGTCCATCATCTGAAGAGAGCGAATTAGAAGCATGGCATTCCCACCTGATTCGCATCCACAAACTGccgtcttccttcttctACGCCCGACTCACTTCGATCGGCTCCGACATAGCGCACGATCGGCTCCAGGCCCCACTAGCCATTTCCTGTCTCTCTTGAATCCGGGGAAAGGTCCAAAGGAGGCCAAAACAAGTAAGATCATCCATTCCCCCGCATTTGGAGTCTCAAAGCTGTTACattaagaaaagaagacgaaTTAAAACGATGTATTTTGATGCATGAAGAGTGAGATTTGAACTTGCGGCTGCATTACGGAACTCGTGATGCGGATCCCCCATGTCGGATGGTGGGGCAGTGAACTGACTTGATCGTACGTGAACTTAAACCTGGGAGTTATATAAAGAGGCTGCTGATCGCCGTCTCTTGacgaaaggaaaagagaaatTTAGAGATTATGAAACTACCAGTAACTTCATTGACAAAACTTTTTAACCAACGATTCCGTGGGCCTGTATCCAGGAACATCAATCGGTCTTTCTACGCTACGATGAGAGCTGCGAGGTATTACGGTATCAAGGACATTCGTGTCGAGCAGGTCCCTGAGCCTTCAGTGCAGCCCGGACAAGTCAAGGTCAGTACCTCTCACTAAGACACGCTCAGATGTAGATGCTAATAGAAACAGGTTGCTCCTAAATTTGTTGGAATCTGCGGCACAGGCAAGGAGAGCAGTCTGAAGACCAGCCAAATGCTAACAGATACCAGATCTGCACGAATATCTTGGAGGACCAAACTTTTGCCCAACCAAGCCTCACCCTCTCACATCAGAAAGTATTCCTGTAACACTTGGCCACGAATTCTCAGGAATCATCTCCGAAGTTGGCCCCGGCGTAACCGGCT includes these proteins:
- a CDS encoding 3-oxoacyl-[acyl-carrier protein] reductase; the protein is MSIFNGVALVTGAASGIGRETALSFAREGCKKIVIVDRDAKKLDDTELAIKETFRDVQVLAVPTDISKEEDIENLYSETIKAFGRVDYVVNGAGVLSNNKRSHESSVEEFDMINNVNYRGCWLSSRAAIKCMLKQDPLPTHDGRPGVRGSIVNIASQLGVVGRPAAPAYCGSKAAVISMTRCDAIDYSKDLIRVNAVCPGLIDTAMTRPQADVLSPAINIAPMGRMGSPQEVADCILFLASSKASFVQGSAMMVDGGYVIN